In the genome of Desulfocurvibacter africanus subsp. africanus DSM 2603, the window TCCACGAACAACTCCTTGACCTGCTCAAGACGCTGAAATTCGGCGTGCACCTGGGCGGCTTTCTTAAGAAACATACGGCTCGACTGGCGGTCGCCCTTGGCCTCGAAGGCGCGGGCCATGGCCTCGTAGGCTTCAGCGAACAGCGTATTGATTTGGACCGCCTTATGGAAACAGGCGATCGCCTCGCCGTACTCGCCCTTGCGCAGATGCTCCAGTCCCTGCATGTAGTAGGCTTCGGACTGGTCCTGGGTCCTCACGATATCCTCGAACTCCCTGATGGCGTCATCAACGCGTCCCGAAGCGAGCAGATCCTTGGCCTGGCGCAAGCCGCCGGCCTCCTGCTCGTTGCCGGCCGCCATGCTCAAGGCCGTGGACATGTGTTTATGCAGGGTGGCGCCCTGGTAGGGCTTGAGGATGAGGCCGGCGCAACCCATGGATACGGCCTGCAAAAGCATGCGCCGGTCCGCGGATTCGGCGGTGATGACCACGGGAATCTGCCTGGAAGCCGGGCTTTGCTTGAGCCCGCGCAAAAAGGCGATCAGGTCCGTGTCC includes:
- a CDS encoding tetratricopeptide repeat protein, with amino-acid sequence MSSASPQNLQSPQAAKSLLVVASDREQIKRYASDLKGLPLKLVRAMDSGLAALKYVASYPVDVVLCDSSLVDTDLIAFLRGLKQSPASRQIPVVITAESADRRMLLQAVSMGCAGLILKPYQGATLHKHMSTALSMAAGNEQEAGGLRQAKDLLASGRVDDAIREFEDIVRTQDQSEAYYMQGLEHLRKGEYGEAIACFHKAVQINTLFAEAYEAMARAFEAKGDRQSSRMFLKKAAQVHAEFQRLEQVKELFVEVMADEPNAENPFLLLGNKLYNGRDFQGAAQAYENAIKLNPNDAWARFHLARVRWMLGHRNKAVELLESCLAMRPDFPEAQRLLIQVKNTSWATIDTERL